From one Nitrospira sp. MA-1 genomic stretch:
- the thiI gene encoding tRNA 4-thiouridine(8) synthase ThiI, protein MLHVLVHYHELALKGGNRKHFEYRLVHHLRGALKPLAHVHVEALQGRIRVSFEDEAAWPRLQEQIKRVFGIVNFSLTRAVPLAYDQSDLTVLKDAIVAHLPTHPYATFRVSAKRADKRFVKTSMDVEREIGAAVADHTGKRVNLSHPAMTIFIELVPPYAYYSCQRDAGPGGLPTGTGGKVICLISGGIDSPVAAYRMMKRGCKAVFVHFHGRPYLSRVSEEKVRDQVALLTKYQLSSRLHLIPFGDIQSQIVINTPPPVRVVLYRRLMLRIATQIAGQEEAWALTTGDSLGQVASQTPENISVINEATSLPILRPLIGMDKLEITQQAQALGSFETSIEPDQDCCTLFVPKHPQTRCQLPHILKVEQALDIPQLVQQSLEGKELVTFSHAERMDRRAPQ, encoded by the coding sequence ATGCTTCATGTCCTAGTGCATTATCATGAACTCGCCCTCAAGGGAGGCAACCGGAAACATTTCGAATACCGGTTAGTCCACCATCTACGAGGGGCCCTGAAACCCCTGGCACATGTGCATGTCGAAGCACTCCAGGGACGAATACGGGTGAGCTTCGAGGATGAGGCGGCATGGCCGCGCTTGCAGGAACAGATCAAGCGCGTATTCGGTATCGTCAATTTTTCTTTGACCAGAGCCGTGCCATTGGCTTACGACCAATCCGATCTTACGGTTCTCAAAGATGCGATCGTTGCCCACCTGCCCACTCATCCTTACGCTACCTTTCGAGTCAGTGCCAAACGGGCAGACAAGCGATTCGTCAAAACCTCCATGGACGTGGAACGAGAAATCGGGGCCGCCGTCGCCGACCATACCGGCAAGCGAGTCAATCTTTCACACCCCGCCATGACGATTTTTATCGAATTAGTCCCGCCCTACGCCTACTACTCCTGTCAACGAGACGCGGGACCCGGGGGACTACCGACGGGGACCGGGGGAAAAGTCATCTGTCTCATTTCCGGTGGTATCGATTCTCCAGTGGCAGCCTATCGCATGATGAAACGTGGCTGTAAAGCCGTCTTTGTGCATTTTCACGGTCGGCCATATCTCTCACGGGTTTCTGAGGAAAAAGTCCGCGATCAGGTCGCGTTGCTCACGAAGTACCAACTTTCTTCCCGTCTTCATCTCATTCCCTTTGGTGATATTCAAAGCCAAATCGTCATCAACACGCCGCCACCCGTTCGCGTCGTGCTTTACCGTCGCTTGATGCTCCGCATCGCCACACAAATTGCCGGACAGGAGGAGGCATGGGCCCTCACGACCGGGGACAGCCTGGGTCAGGTGGCGTCCCAAACCCCGGAAAATATTTCCGTAATTAACGAAGCGACGTCTCTTCCCATTCTTCGACCGCTTATCGGGATGGATAAACTGGAAATCACGCAACAGGCTCAAGCACTGGGGTCATTCGAAACCTCCATCGAACCTGACCAGGACTGCTGCACCCTCTTTGTCCCAAAACATCCACAAACACGATGCCAGCTACCCCATATACTCAAAGTCGAGCAAGCCCTCGACATTCCCCAGCTGGTTCAGCAAAGCCTAGAAGGGAAAGAATTGGTCACTTTCTCCCATGCAGAGAGGATGGATCGAAGGGCGCCACAGTAG
- the coaE gene encoding dephospho-CoA kinase (Dephospho-CoA kinase (CoaE) performs the final step in coenzyme A biosynthesis.), with translation MVVVGLTGGLASGKTTVAKIFQSLGARIIDADELARAVVKPGKPAWKNIVKEFGPRVLAKDHTINRQALAEIVFKSPKKLHVLQAIIHPRVAREQAKQVKNMRHENPHAVIIYDAALLLEAGAHKRMDHVIVVTADRTTQLARACRRDGLTKAQALRRIRQQMPLRRKLDYADAVLDGTWSRTRLRHAVQSLYRTYDSEARSRTTRRSLNTP, from the coding sequence ATGGTCGTTGTCGGGTTAACTGGAGGATTGGCATCAGGAAAAACGACCGTCGCCAAAATATTTCAATCACTTGGAGCCAGGATTATTGACGCCGACGAACTGGCCAGAGCCGTTGTCAAACCTGGAAAACCTGCTTGGAAGAATATCGTCAAGGAATTCGGGCCACGAGTGCTTGCCAAAGACCACACCATTAATCGCCAAGCTCTCGCCGAAATTGTGTTTAAATCCCCTAAGAAATTACACGTTTTGCAAGCGATCATCCATCCCCGTGTCGCCCGCGAACAGGCCAAACAGGTTAAGAACATGCGACACGAAAATCCTCATGCGGTTATCATTTATGATGCCGCGTTATTATTGGAAGCCGGTGCACACAAGCGTATGGATCATGTCATTGTGGTCACCGCCGACCGGACCACTCAACTCGCTCGCGCCTGCCGTCGTGATGGCCTGACCAAGGCCCAAGCCCTCCGGCGAATCAGACAACAAATGCCCCTTCGCCGCAAGCTTGACTATGCCGACGCCGTGTTGGATGGAACTTGGTCACGTACCCGGTTGCGCCATGCGGTCCAGTCATTGTATAGGACATATGACAGTGAGGCGCGGTCACGAACGACCCGTCGCAGCCTCAATACCCCATAG
- the trxB gene encoding thioredoxin-disulfide reductase has product MHDVIILGSGPAGLTAAVYTARANLSPLLIDGSQPGGQLTITTDVENFPGFPKGIMGPQLIQDMRAQAERFGTQFRQGHVTSVDLQVRPFKVTVDDEATLETRTLIIATGASANLLGLPSESRLMGHGVSTCATCDGFFFRGKEIAVIGGGDSAVEEATFLTKFASKVTLVHRRDKLRASKIMQDRAINNEKIAFQWNSALEEVLGDEVVKGIRVRNVQTNQVEEIPLSGVFVAIGHTPNTSLFTGLIDMDEQGYIRTQPNRSTTNIPGVFASGDVQDSHYRQAITAAGSGCMAAIDAERYLESLH; this is encoded by the coding sequence GTGCATGACGTCATTATTCTGGGTTCGGGCCCGGCTGGATTAACCGCCGCCGTCTATACCGCTCGAGCCAATCTTTCCCCCTTGCTCATTGATGGTTCGCAGCCTGGCGGACAATTAACCATCACCACCGATGTGGAAAATTTCCCCGGATTCCCCAAAGGCATCATGGGCCCTCAACTCATTCAAGACATGCGGGCCCAAGCCGAACGGTTCGGCACCCAATTTCGCCAGGGGCATGTCACCAGCGTAGATCTCCAGGTGCGCCCCTTTAAGGTCACGGTTGATGATGAAGCCACTCTGGAAACTCGAACTCTGATTATTGCGACCGGAGCCTCGGCAAATTTACTAGGCCTACCCTCCGAAAGCCGCCTCATGGGTCATGGCGTCTCGACATGTGCCACCTGCGACGGGTTCTTCTTTCGTGGCAAAGAGATTGCGGTCATCGGCGGCGGTGATAGCGCCGTAGAAGAAGCGACATTCCTGACAAAATTCGCTTCAAAAGTCACGCTCGTTCATCGTCGCGATAAATTGCGCGCATCAAAAATCATGCAGGACCGGGCCATCAACAATGAAAAAATCGCCTTTCAATGGAATAGTGCTCTTGAAGAGGTCCTGGGTGATGAGGTCGTGAAGGGAATCCGGGTCCGCAACGTCCAAACCAACCAGGTTGAAGAGATTCCCCTATCTGGCGTCTTCGTGGCCATCGGCCATACGCCGAACACCAGCTTGTTTACCGGACTCATCGATATGGACGAGCAGGGCTACATCCGCACTCAGCCAAATCGCTCTACCACCAACATCCCCGGCGTTTTTGCATCAGGTGATGTGCAGGATTCACATTATCGCCAGGCCATTACGGCTGCCGGATCGGGATGCATGGCGGCCATCGACGCCGAGCGATACCTAGAATCACTCCACTAA